GAGTTTTTCAAGTAAGGTCTTGTTTAATCCTTCACCATACACATCCACTCTTGCAGCAATTACAGCTTTTGCAGCAATTGCTCGTGCAATTTTCCCTCTTTGCCATCTAGGTGCTGCATGTACCATTGCATGCTGAAATAACAATCCGTGTTTCGGTGGTTGAGCTCCTGTTTTTAGTGCTCTAAACAATGCTTTTTCTGCACCTAATACTTGGATAGTGCTTGCTGGCATTGATGCTAACCTTTTGATACTTCCAGCTCTTGCTAAAACTCTTGCACCTACAGCAGTACCTAAAATTGCAGAAACATTTGGTGCCACTCTTTGCATTTCAGATTCTATGTGATCTTCTAATTTCTTTCGTAACTCATGAAAATCTAAAATTTGTTTTGCAATATCTTGAACAATTGTAAGATTTACATCTGAAATATCACCGCCCCTGCTTTTTGATGCAATCAATGAAAGCATTTCGACTTTTGAATCAGGAAAACCTGCATCTTCATAAACTTGATTTGATAATGAATCTCGTTTTCCTGCTAATACAATTTGTGCATATCCGTTAATGCTGTCAATGATGTTGTCTAATTCAGGAAAATGTAATCCATACCATTCACGCAATCTTGAACTAAGTGCATTTGCAATCTTGTCAATTTCATCAAGTGAATTAATTGCTTGAATAATGTGGAGATCTGGACTCTCTGAAACTTCCGTTACTTTAGATGATGACAACCCCATGGCAAACTCTCTTAGTTTTCCAAGTGCATCTTGAACATTTTCTGCAAAACCAGAATCTACAATTATTTGTGGTTTTGTAGATTGAATGTTCTCAATTTCAAATTCTTCCATTAATTGTGAATCGATAGAGTTTTTTTTCAAAATTGCAAGTAATGCCTCATCGCTAACTGTTACTCCTCGGTTTAGTGATTCCAGATATCTCAAAAGTTCAGACAATCTTGCTTCTTTTTTCTTTATTCCCAAATACTCTTTAGTTGAATTTGAAAATGGAAACGATTTTTCCAGTTTGTTGTCTTTGAAAACTGATATTCCCAATTCTGTTAAAATTACAGAATACATAACTAGCTCATTTTATGTCTCCTTTAAAAAAGGTACAGAAATACTGAATCAACTGTTATATTCGAAACTAGGTCAATGATTCAAAGTGGAACCCAGTCTGGCTACTTCTGTAGGTAAAATTCAACTAGAGCGACCAGTTATGCTGGCTTCTGGCATTCTGGGAATTTCTCTTGATGTCTTTAATCGTCTTTATCGTTCTGGTGCAGGAGCAGTAGTAACAAAGTCTCTTAGCAAGGAACCTTGGGAAGGATATCCTAACCCTACAATCTTTAGTGTAAAAGGTGGGGGATGGATTAATGCCGTAGGGCTTTCAAACCCTGGTGCTGAGTACTTTGCAAAAATGATTGAATCAAATAAAGACATTCCAATCATTGTTAGCCTTGTTGGTTCTATTCCTGAAGATTTTGAATTCATGATAAACCAATTTAAAAATTGCAATGTTACTGCGTATGAGCTGAATCTTTCATGTCCTCACGTTGCT
Above is a window of Nitrosopumilus sp. K4 DNA encoding:
- a CDS encoding NOP5/NOP56 family protein, producing the protein MYSVILTELGISVFKDNKLEKSFPFSNSTKEYLGIKKKEARLSELLRYLESLNRGVTVSDEALLAILKKNSIDSQLMEEFEIENIQSTKPQIIVDSGFAENVQDALGKLREFAMGLSSSKVTEVSESPDLHIIQAINSLDEIDKIANALSSRLREWYGLHFPELDNIIDSINGYAQIVLAGKRDSLSNQVYEDAGFPDSKVEMLSLIASKSRGGDISDVNLTIVQDIAKQILDFHELRKKLEDHIESEMQRVAPNVSAILGTAVGARVLARAGSIKRLASMPASTIQVLGAEKALFRALKTGAQPPKHGLLFQHAMVHAAPRWQRGKIARAIAAKAVIAARVDVYGEGLNKTLLEKLNVRVDEIGKKYEEPSEKDIRKPESFKRDRNSFGRRRDSGRRDGSRRDSGRRDGSRKNEGSRNKNKKRKKFGRR